One genomic window of Candidatus Omnitrophota bacterium includes the following:
- a CDS encoding ATP-binding protein, whose product MNEHESNASNGDFSGFPYSSEAEQIAKAAERALIDRPRISVRLRISLVFLLCFVLTSAITVSLISLILRISEKQKFLETISNFQIEILLARRFEKNFFLYNDNLNDALDQIARAAAILKTNADEIRAMIGGKNFEQLRAELGRYQERLQQLFSQQSNAPPGQIPDRQLIEQDLRLAGADILRYAKDAIDEERNRMHVLIHSSITTAAVSLGLLLLFMVYMASFLARQLMRPLSRLEKCTQRIAGGDFSPIAPARKYRDEFSNLTMAMNAMIYELKIHQDELAQSRKMAAVGTLTSGIAHELNNPLNNISLTVESLLEEFGDYGDDQKKDMLRDISTQVERASGTVRNLLDFTRIEQPAFVAIRVKDMIDGTMKLIANEAGLNHVDIRVDVKDDLPLIEGNPRNLQQVFLNIGLNAIQAMPEGGTLTIRANPVDEHFVQIDVEDTGVGIPAANLDKIFDPFFTTKEVGMGTGLGLSVSYRIIQKHKGKILAKSQEGAGTTFSVFLPYQAQKPKEMDGS is encoded by the coding sequence ATGAACGAGCACGAATCCAATGCTTCCAACGGGGATTTTTCCGGTTTCCCCTATTCCTCGGAAGCGGAACAAATCGCGAAAGCCGCAGAACGGGCTTTAATCGACCGTCCCCGGATAAGCGTTCGTCTGCGCATATCTTTGGTCTTTCTTCTTTGTTTCGTTCTAACTTCCGCCATCACCGTATCTCTGATTTCGCTTATTCTAAGGATTTCGGAGAAACAAAAATTCCTCGAAACCATCTCCAATTTTCAAATCGAAATTCTGCTGGCGCGCCGATTCGAGAAGAATTTTTTCTTGTATAACGACAACCTCAACGACGCGCTGGATCAAATCGCCAGAGCCGCCGCGATCTTGAAAACCAATGCGGATGAAATCCGAGCCATGATCGGCGGCAAGAATTTCGAGCAGCTTCGCGCTGAATTGGGGCGCTACCAGGAGCGCTTGCAGCAACTTTTTTCCCAACAATCGAACGCTCCACCCGGCCAAATTCCCGACCGCCAACTCATTGAACAAGATCTGCGATTGGCGGGTGCGGATATTCTGCGTTACGCAAAAGACGCCATCGATGAGGAACGCAACCGTATGCACGTCCTCATCCACTCTTCCATTACGACCGCCGCCGTATCGTTGGGCCTTCTTCTCTTGTTCATGGTTTACATGGCGAGCTTTCTCGCTCGGCAACTTATGCGGCCGTTGAGCCGGCTGGAGAAATGCACTCAGCGGATCGCGGGGGGAGATTTCTCGCCGATTGCGCCAGCGCGAAAGTACCGCGACGAATTCTCCAATCTGACTATGGCGATGAACGCGATGATTTACGAACTCAAAATCCATCAGGACGAGCTGGCGCAATCGCGCAAGATGGCGGCCGTAGGCACTCTCACGTCCGGCATCGCTCATGAACTCAACAATCCTCTCAACAATATTAGCCTCACCGTCGAATCGCTCCTCGAAGAATTCGGCGATTACGGCGACGATCAAAAGAAGGATATGCTGCGCGATATTTCCACGCAGGTGGAGCGCGCCAGCGGAACGGTGCGCAATCTTCTTGACTTTACCCGGATTGAACAACCGGCGTTCGTCGCCATCCGCGTTAAGGATATGATCGACGGAACGATGAAATTGATCGCGAACGAGGCGGGATTGAATCATGTGGATATCCGCGTGGACGTTAAGGATGACTTGCCGCTCATTGAGGGAAATCCCCGCAATCTGCAACAAGTTTTTTTAAACATCGGCTTGAACGCTATCCAAGCCATGCCGGAAGGCGGGACCTTGACGATCCGGGCGAACCCGGTCGATGAACATTTTGTCCAGATCGACGTGGAAGATACGGGCGTCGGAATACCCGCCGCCAATCTCGACAAGATATTCGATCCCTTCTTCACGACCAAAGAGGTGGGGATGGGAACGGGTTTGGGACTTTCGGTCAGCTACCGGATTATCCAAAAACACAAGGGGAAGATCTTAGCGAAAAGCCAGGAAGGCGCAGGCACGACCTTCTCCGTATTTTTGCCTTATCAAGCCCAAAAACCAAAGGAGATGGACGGATCGTAA
- a CDS encoding sulfite exporter TauE/SafE family protein, which translates to MHFYLYLPIAGTSVNIFLLVGLGGMVGFLSGLFGVGGGFLLTPLLIMIGIPPTIAAASDSNQIVAASASGTVAHSRAGSVDYKMGVLLLIGGILGGSVGVQFIKILRRFGQADFAITVVYVVMLAGIGSYMFQDSLKELIGKKSRLKDDAKPRASIYYRIATALPFVIHFDRSRIDLSIFIPLFFGGLVGVLAAIMGVGGGFIMVPVMVYLLRMPMHVVIGTSLFQILFTCIHVTILQAAVNHTVDFSLALLLLIGSVLGAQIGARVSKRLKADQLKILMSIIVLLVMVKMLLGLLIQPDILVDYKGGH; encoded by the coding sequence ATGCATTTCTATCTCTATCTTCCCATCGCTGGAACGAGCGTAAACATATTTCTCCTGGTGGGTCTTGGGGGTATGGTTGGTTTTCTCTCCGGCCTGTTCGGCGTGGGCGGAGGTTTCCTCCTCACTCCTCTGTTGATAATGATTGGCATCCCTCCGACGATCGCTGCCGCCTCCGACTCCAATCAGATCGTAGCCGCTTCCGCTTCGGGAACGGTGGCGCATTCCCGGGCGGGTTCCGTCGATTATAAGATGGGAGTCTTGCTCCTTATCGGCGGAATTCTGGGAGGTTCCGTCGGCGTCCAATTCATCAAGATTTTGCGCCGATTCGGCCAAGCGGACTTTGCGATAACGGTTGTGTATGTGGTCATGCTTGCGGGAATCGGATCGTACATGTTCCAGGATAGCCTCAAAGAACTTATCGGAAAAAAATCGCGCTTGAAGGATGATGCGAAACCGCGCGCGTCGATCTATTACCGCATCGCGACGGCGCTCCCGTTCGTAATCCATTTTGACCGCTCGCGGATTGACCTTTCCATTTTTATTCCTCTTTTTTTCGGCGGTTTGGTTGGCGTTCTGGCGGCCATCATGGGCGTTGGCGGCGGTTTTATCATGGTCCCCGTCATGGTCTATCTTCTGCGGATGCCTATGCACGTCGTCATCGGAACGAGCTTGTTCCAAATCCTTTTCACTTGCATCCACGTGACAATCCTGCAGGCCGCCGTAAATCATACCGTAGATTTCTCGCTGGCGCTGCTTTTGCTGATCGGTTCGGTGCTGGGAGCGCAGATCGGCGCCCGCGTCAGCAAAAGGCTCAAAGCGGATCAATTGAAAATCTTAATGTCCATCATTGTTTTGTTGGTCATGGTGAAAATGCTGCTGGGACTCCTGATCCAGCCGGACATTCTCGTGGATTATAAAGGAGGTCACTAG